TTGCTCCAGGTCTTCGTCCATCTTTCGCATTTCATCCCCGTCCTTCGGCGCCCCTGTCGTCTCATCCAGAATGATCTTTATCAGCGAGGGCATCTCGGTGCGGTCCTGGAAATGATCCGGGCTCCACAAGTGGGACCGTCTGAACGCCTTGGCGCAATGCATGAAAACTTCGCTTACATTGACGATGATCGCGAGTTTCGGCAGACGATCGGCAACGCTCATGCTCGTCAGCAATTGAGGATCATGGGTCAGACTTGCCCGCCCGTTGACGCGCAATGTGTCGTCGAAACCGGGGATAAGAAACAATAGCCCGACATTCGGGTTGGCGATGATGTTGCTTAGGGTATCAAGACGATTGTTGCCAGGTCGATCCGGGATCGCCAGGGTGCGCTCGTCAAGAACCTTGACGAACCCCGGAGGGTCGCCGCGAGGACTGACGTCGGCCCTCCCCTCCGAACTCTGCGTGCCGATGCAGAAGAATGGCGAGCGCCGAATGAATTCCTGCGCGTGCTCGCCAAGAGAATTCTGACACTTCACGATTGCCAGAGCGTGGGTCGGCTCGAACAGCGCCCGAAGCGACTGCTCATCCGCGATGGCAAAATCTGGATTGAGTTGTAAGGCCGTCATGATCCCCTCCCGAAATCCCTCTTATCGCATGGCCGAACGGTCGGTCCGGAACCCTGACCTCGCTCGTCTCCGTCCGCAAGCCATGGATATGATGTACGTACCTCAGAAGATATACATGAGTTGCTACCCGGGATCAATGAAGGTTTCCGTCGATGCCGCCATCACCGAGATAGCCAAAGCCACCAAGCGAGTGTTTCCACTTTATCGGATAAATCCTGGTCACCACCTCTAACCGCACGCGAAGCATTCCGTTGCTGACCTCGGACGCTCGACAGTGGTCGATAACTTGGCGCGTCATCAGGGAGGTTCTGACTGGAGTTCAGCAAACATTGCTAAAACCTCCCTGATGTCCTTTCAACAAGGATCAGGAGAAATCTTGGTGCCGAGGGAAAGGTGGACTTAAGTCCAGATGGTGATGACAGGACACGCTGCTCATATCTAATGCGAGGTAACGTGTACGTCCGTGGAGGGGCGGAACAGGAGGAGAATATGAAGTTCGGCCCCGATAACTACAATCACGAAGAGCGCTGCTCGCAAGGCCACAGTTCGGCATCCACCATCGCCACAATCGAAGCGACCCTTTCCGCCGATCCGGATATCGACAGCAGTGCCATCGAGATCAGGATGCTCGGCCCTGTCGTCCTGCTCGAAGGCTTTATAACCAAGGCCGCAGACCGCGACAAAGCCATCTCGCTTGCTGCGATGATCGTTGGCTGGGAGAACGTCCAGGACCGGATGCTGAGCCGTTTTCCCACGCAGTAGGCAGGCGAATCCTGTTCTACATTATATAGTTAGAGCATGATGTCGCCCGATTGGCCGAACTCAATGGCCCGGCAAGCGAACGCGCGGCCGAGGCCTGGAGCCTGCTGCCGCGATCGACGCGCAGGACCTATATGGGCGGGCCGCCGGGCGACGAAATCGGCGAGCTGCCGGCGAGCGAGGGTAGGATCGCAGACGCCGATGGACGGGCCTTCTTCGGGGTATTGATATTCCGAGCCGAAACGCTGGACTGGTTCCAGCTGCGCCACGCCGACAATCGACGCGCGGTCTTCGCCTACGACAAACTGGGCGCGCCGAGCGGACGACCACGCGTGAGCGCTAACCCGAAAACGTGATGAAGGCGGCCTGTTTGCGAAGCCGCCTCCTGTTTGATCAGGCCGTACGTCTGACCATTCTCGCAACAGCGATGAGGATACAGGCTCCGATGAAGCCCGCGATCAGATAACCCAGCCATCCGCCAAGGGCGACGCCGAAGAGCGACAGGACAAAGTTGGCGACGATGGCGCCGACAATACCGAGAAGGACGTTCATCAGCACGCCCATGTTGCTCTTCATCAGCAATTCAGCGAGCCAGCCGGCAATGCCGCCGATGACGATTGCGGCGATCCAGCCGATACCTGCATTTTCCATAACAATTCCCCTTGTGAATTATGAGCGGCCGCGCGGGCAATCACGTCTCGCAGATCCGGCTAAACCGATTGCCAAGCGACAAGACTATAATCTTCGCCGCGCCAGTTGGTTCCATAACCCCCGCCCCAAGAGGTCGCGGCCCCTCCCCGATCGGCTTCAGGTCATCTGTCGGCCGCGGGCCAGTCGTTCGCAGGCTCCTCTATGACGGCAGTGTCGTCGTCCGCGGGGTCGGGATCGCGCTCAAGGGCTGCGCGCAGATCGCCGATCTCCTTGATGATCGCATCGAAGACATCCTGCTGCCGGGCCCCGGCGACAACGCAGTCGTCGACGAGATGCTCGAGCTTCGCGCGAAGCCCGACCTTCCAATTATTTTTGCTCATAACCTTCTCCTCCTCGTTCTGACAGTTCCCACCGCCGTTGATAGGCGGGCGGCGGCTTCTACGTTCAGGAGAAGTGCTGGTTGGCGGTTCGATCATCGCGAGATCCTGTTGTGCGGGATGAGGTCGCGGCGAACGGGTAAAGGTGCTCGCCTGGCGTTTCGTTGCCCGCACCGAGAAATCGGAAAAACCGGTGCGTTCACCATCTCCGTCACGTCCGATTGGCACGCCGCGACCTCGGCGGATTAACCGATAGCCGCCGCAACGGTTCCGCCCGGCCTGGACTCTTTTGCCGGCATCGCAAAACCGTCTATTCTGCGACGTTGCAAAAGTCAGGAAAACAAGTGTCGCTTCAATCGGGAATTTCGTCTTCCCGAACCTTCAGAATACGGTCGATAAGACCCCATTCCAATGCTTCTTCCGCCGTCATGAAGCGGTCGCGATCCATTCCGCGCTCAAAGTCTTCATAGGAGCGTCCGCAATGCTCCGCGTAGAGCCGCGTCATGCGCTGCTTGGTCTTCAGAATTTCTTCGGCATGAATCATCATGTCGGAAGCCTGCCCTTGGAAGCCACCGGATGGCTGGTGAATGAGGATACTGGCATTGGGCAAAGCAGCTCTTCCGCCGGCCTCGCCGGCCATCAGCAGGAACGATCCCATGGAACGGGCTGTGCCCATGCAAAGCGTATGAACCGGCGCGCGGATAAAGCGCATGGTGTCGTACATGGCGAGGCCGCTGGTCACGACGCCGCCCGGAGAATTGATGTAAAGATTGATCGGCTTCTTTGGATTCTCGGCCTCAAGAAACAGCAACTGCGCGCAGACCAGAGCGGAAACGGTATCGTTGACCTCGCCGTTGAGAAAGATGATGCGTTCGCGCAGAAGGCGGGAGTAAATGTCAAAAGACCGCTCCCCTCTGCTGGATTGTTCTATGACCATAGGGACGAGTTGCATCGCTTCGCGCATCGGCGAACTCCAATCTTGCACAAATCAAAGGGGAGAGCTTGCCGCGTCAGGCGGCGAGCATGAGGGGCGGACTGTTGCCGTTCGCTGGCGTTTTCGCCATCCGGTCAAGCCTCGCGTCGGTTAGCTCGTGGATGATGCGCAGGCGGGTGCCGCCGGTCGCGTTCGGGACGATCGTGAACGTCACCGTGCTTTCAAGGAAAGGTGGAGCGTCGTCGCGCAGGCTATAACGGACTTCCTCGCCAGGTGTGATCGTGGCCGGGGTGGGATCGGCTAAAGCGTCTTTCGGCAACCAGTTTTCCCGAAATTCCGGAATGCTGATTGCACGCCAGACCTTTTGCGGCGGTTCATCCAGATCGAATTCCATTTCGATGCCGTCTTTGTGCTCCTTGGCCTTTCCATCGTTCATTGGTCCATATCCTTCAGCAAGACCTTGAGAGCTTCGATGCGGGCAGGCCAGTAGGCGCGATATTTCGCCAACCATTGTGCGATGAGAGCCAGCCCGTCCGGATCGACTTCGTAATTCACGAAACGCCCCTGCCGTTCTTCCCTCACGAGCTTTGCGCTCCGCAAAACCGAGAGGTGTTGCGACATTGCCGGCTGGCTAATCTCCATGCCCTCACGCAGGGCACTGGCGTTCATGCCGCCCGCCGCCAGCTTCTCGAAGATCGCGCGGCGGGTCGGGTCAGCCAAGGCTCGGAAAATGTCATTCTCGATCATGCCCACACATAAGCACACACTTATGCGATTCGCAAGTCTATTTCGCGATGGCTTTTCCGTTGTAGAAGGAGCCACTTTCGCCGTTACTGCGGGTGAACGTCCCTTCGCTCGACTTGGCCCTTGGTCGATCACAAACGCTCCACAAGCAGACCTGCCGCCAAGGCATGAAAAGCCTCGACCGCTTTCGGCAGCACGCTCTGCGGATCTTCGCTGGCGGCGATCCAGAGGGCGGCATTGAGAGCCGCGCCGCTCAGCAACCGGGCCGCCGCCTCCGGGTCAAGCGGCTTGAGGATGCCTTGGGCGATCAGGCGCTCCACCGTGCTCTTGGTCACCTGCAGACAATTGTTCTGGCTCGGCCACTGCGAGGGATCCCCCAACACTGCAGGTCCGTCGAGCAGAACGATGCGTTGCACTTCCGGATTGAGCGCCATCTCGATATAGGCCGCACCCTCGGCGAGCAGGCCCTGCCAATCATTACCCGCGCGCGCCCCGATCTCCTGAGCGCGCACTGCCATTTCCGTGTCGATCTGATCGACAACCGCCGCCAGCAGCCCACGCTTGTCTTGGAAGTTGTGGTAAAGCGCGCCCCGTGTCAGACCGACGCCAGCCGTCAGCTCGTCCATCGATGCCGCGGAGTACCCCTTTTCCGCAAAAGCCTTTCGCGCCGCCGCGATCAATTTGACGCGGTTTTCCTGCATCGTTTCGCTGCGTTTCCTGGCCATTCGATCCCTCAATTTCATATACGAAGCGTATATGGACTTGACATACGATGCGTATCTCATACATTTCACATACGCACCGTATATCAAATGGGGCGCGAGATGTGAAGCGATACGTCGCGCTCAACGGTCGTTGTCAACAATGAAGAGAGACCAGAATGACAAAACGCGAAGCAATCTTTCCAGCCGACAGGCACGCTCTTTACGAGAAGCACGGCTATTCCGCCGCCATCCGGTCCGGCGATCTGTTGTTTGTATCAGGACAGGTCGGCAGCCGTTCGGATGGAACACCCGAACCCGATTTCGAAAGCCAGGTGCGGCTTGCCTTTGACAACCTGAAGGCCACGCTGAGTGCTGCCGGCTGCACGCTGGATGATATCGTCGATGTCACTACTTTCCACACCGACCCCGAAAACCAGTTCGCAACGATCATGGCCGTCAAGCAGGAGATTTTCAGCAAGCCACCCTACCCGAATTGGACTGCCATCGGCGTCAACTGGCTCGCCGGCTTCGACTTTGAGATCAAGGTTATCGCCCGTATCCCGTGAAGTCACTGACATTGCCGGGGCCGCATCCGTCACCGCACGAAGTGCCGGCAGGAGAGCGGCCCCGCGCTGCCACCCCCTGGGACATTTGACAGCAGCACAACCTTAGGAGTTAAAGGGCTAGCCCTCACTCCGAGAGGCTTCCTTGAAGCCCGCGCGTGGATCACCGGTTACCCTCCCCGTTATTATCTGCTTACATTGCCCCGGCGCCGCAGAGAATAACCCCGCAGCGCGCCGCGTTGCCATATATTTAGAAAAATCAACCGCATAATCTTCGGGAACAAAGATCTCCTCTGCGTGTTTTGACCGCATGGATCGTCATCTGATCCGCAAAATGGAGAAAACACCTATGAAGAAGATCGTCTTTGCGGCGGCAATTCTCGGCGCGTCTGCCCTTGCAGCCTTTGCCCAGACAACACCGGCTCCATCTCCGGATGGAAACACACCTGCGGTTGCAACCCCAGACACCAAAAATCCGACTGCGCCCGTTGAGGGCGCCAACAGCTTTACCGAAGCTCAGGCGAAGGATCGCATTGCGGAAGCGGGCTACACCGACGTCAAGGATCTCAAGCTCGATGACAAGGGGATCTGGATGGCCGCCGGCATGAAGGACGGGAAAGCCGTCTCCATCGCCCTCGACTATCAAGGCAACATCGTCGCCAAGTAACCCCAAGGAGAAGCATGATGAGAACTGTAACCGGACTATTCGACGACTACTCGGACGCTCGCTCCGCCGTCAGCAAATTGGAAGCGGCAGGCGTTCCCTCAAACGACATCAGTATCGTCTCCAACAAGGCTGGCCGCATCGATCGCGACAATGACGTTGGCGAGGATGCCGCAACGGGGGCCGGCATCGGCGCTGCCGTCGGCGGCGCCGGCGGCCTGCTCACCGGACTGGGCCTGATGGCCATTCCCGGTGTCGGGCCGGTGGTTGCCGCAGGCTGGCTTGCCGCGACTGCGGCCGGGGCTGTCGCCGGCGCCGTCGCCGGCGGTGCCGCTGGCGGCCTGATCGGTGCCCTCACCGACTCCGGCGTCCCGGAAGACGATGCTCACCTCTATGCCGAAGGTGTCCGCCGCGGCGGCAGCCTGGTCACGGCCAAGGTCGACGACGCACGCGCCTCCGAGGCGCAGGCAATTCTCCAGGGTTCAAACTGGGTCGACCCGGTCGAACGCCGGCGTGCCTATAACGAGCAGGGATGGACCCGCTTCGACGACACGCTCGATCCATACGCCCCTGAGCAGATCGCGCAGGAGCGCGACCGGTATCGCCGGACGATCTAACCGCCCTTGAGCTCAACCCTCCTTGCACGTCGCAAGGAGGGTTGAGGCGTTAATCTCACACAGAGCAGCGGATACCAATCCGCTCAGTTTCCGGTGGCCAATCGTCACTCGTCGCAATTGGCTCAGGTGGTCTTGAGCGTGCCGTTCATCCCTTCCGGATAAAAGCCGCCCTTGCTCACTCCGTCCTTGTCAGTGAGGTAGACGATCCGGAGCACCTCCTGCGGCGTTCTGGTGAACGCGATCGCATCGGGCGTCGAGGGAACGATGTTGGCTTTTCCGTCCTCCTGGATCCCCTGGTCCTTATCGTCTGATCCGTCGATTTTGTCTCGGGCATTGGAGACCGCGTTGGCGGCCTTCCAGGCTTCCTCTCCCTTTCGGTATAGCGTAGATCGCGCCATTCCCATGTGATAGGCCTCGACCGCCAGGATGCCTGCGGCTGCGGCGAGGAAGTCCTTGTTTTTCAGAACTGTCGCCGCACCGGCATAGGCGGTGACGCCGACATCCTCGAACAACATCCCGCCGAGAACGAAGTTCGTCTCGTTGCTGAAGGGGTCGAAGTCCGGCCCGAGGCCCGCTGCTTCCGCGACGGCTTTGAAGCCCGCATCGAAATCGATGGCCGGCCTGTCAACCGCGTTGGTTCCAAGCGTCTTGCGGTAGAAGCGGACGTGCGCGAGTTCGTTTTCCGCGACTTCCTGCATGAATTCGCCGATGGCCGGCGTCTCGAACGAGACTTGCTTTCCACCAACGACGTCGCCGGGTTTCGAACCGGCATCGGCTGCGTCGATGCCCATTCCGGTGGTGCCGCGGAGGTAGTATTCAGCCTCCATATATTCGAGGTTGAGCGCAAAGCGGAAAATGTCCTCGTCCGATATGTCCTGTGCCAATACCGGCGAAGGCCGCGTAATTCCGCTGAGTGCCACTCCGGCACCAAGTACGATAAGTCCCTGAAGCGACTGACGCCGGGATAGGTGAAGTGCGCCCTGCATGGCGGTCTCCTATGTTTGTTGATTCAACACCGCTGTCAGCACCGCGGCACCGAATGCATTTGCCTGACGATTAGATGGTCCGGGCCGCCAAAATATTCCCGTGTCCCGTTACAAAGGCCCTGCGAAAGGAGCCGGCGTAATCTCGGCGTGGACGGCGTCTAGAGCCTTTCCGGGTTAGATTGAAGCATTCTGTTAGCTCAAACGGAGTCGGATGGTCGACCGGCCGGCGCGTGTCGTAGCCCGGCTCTACGGCCAAGCCGGCCGGTCGATCAGCCGGCCCGTTTCAGCCAACCCGAAGGGCCGGGCATCTTTCCGCCAGGGCAAAGGCGATCGGCTCGGACGTACCAAGAGGTATGCCCATCGCCAATCGCCTTTGCCCTGACGAAAACCTGCTCCGGCAGAATGTTTCAATCTAACCCGGAAAGGCTCTAGGCGCGCTCAGTCGCCGCGTTCAACAGATGAGTAGCCTTTCGAACCAGGCGAATTGCGAGCCGATCGAGGACTGATTGCGCGAGGCGGTCACAACGAGCGCCAGCGAAGAGAAACGTATCCGTGAACACGGTGGCGAGCTTGTCCCGCAGCGTTTCGCGGAGCAGCCGGCGTGCGCGATAAAGACGGGTGCTCACTGTCTGAGGTCGCAATGCCAAAAGAAAAGCCGTTTCCTCAATGCTCATTTCCTCGACGTCCCGCAAGACAAAGACGATGCGAAAGGGCTCTGGCAAGTCACTGACGGCTCGCTCCAGCAGACCGCGGATTTCAGCGAGAGCGGCCGCCTCTTCGGGATCAGGCTTGTGTGCGCTGAACGGAGCGACCATGCCTTCGATGGCTTTCGCGTCTACGGTGGGTCGCCTTTTCCGGCGGCGTCCCAGCGCCTCGTTCAGCGCGATCCGGGTGAGCCAGGTCGAAAGCCGCGCCTCCGCGCGGAATTCGGCCAGATGGGTGAAGGCGTGGATGTAGGTTTCCTGAAGTACGTCCTCCGCCTCGGTGTCGTCATTCAGGACGGCGCGGGCGACCCGGTGAAGCCGCTGATTGTGACGCTTGATGATTAGCCAGAATGCGGCGGGGTCAAGCTGTCGCGCGTGTTCAACCAACCCCGCGTCGTCAAGGTCCTCGATCCTCACTGCCTCGGTGGATCCGCTCGACTTCATCATGGGCGCTCCAGATGCATCAGCTTACTATGAGATAGGCGTTTTCCGGCTTTTCGGTCTGCGGCCAGGTGGAGACCTGGGACTCTACCGGACCAGAGGTCTGCTGACCAAGTAAATCGGACTTGTTGCGAAGCAGTTCTATCTTCCGGTTTTGGCGCAACTCAGACTTCCAGCGTGGTCGCCGGCGATGCCTGCTTTCAGGAAGCGGCAAAGATGATCTCTACGGCCGACATGAGGGCGCAAAGCAGCCTTATCCTTCGATAACCAAAAAAGTCCGCTCTTAGGGCTGAAGGCGGACCGACAGTTTTCGCCTCCGAGGCGCAGGCCATTCTCCAGGGAAACCCCTTCAGAGGTTACCGGGGGAGGCGAAAGTGCATGGCGAGCTTCACGCAGCCAACACCAACCGACAATCGCACGCTCCCATCTGCTGTTGGTGGGACGGCGCTTTCCGGAAAGGCCTCGACTTCCTGCTCGATGGCCTCGCTCCCAAGCAATGAATATTCCTCATCATCGGCTCATCGCGTCACCATGGCGGCCGCGATATTTAGTATGAAGAGATTACCTCTCGGCGTGTTACAGTCTCTTTGTCGGACTGAGCCTTCTGGCCGGTTGGCATTGTCGCCGAGTGATGACTTGCTTCGTGAGTCTCCGGCCCTTGAGGGCCTCTCCATGCAAAAGACAGCGCCAGCGCATTTTGAAGCGGCGAGCACTCTTGCCGTGGTGGTATCGTCCAATGAACCGCTGCTTTTCCTATCCGACGACCTGAAGGTTATCGCGGCGAGCGCATCCTTCTGCCGGGCCTTCGACATCGACCCCCGGACAGTTTGCGGCCAACGCCTCAGCGAAATTGGAAACGGCGAATGGGCAATGCCCAAGCTTGCGTCACTGCTGACGGCCACCGCCTCAGGAAGCGCCACTATCGAGGCTTACGAAATCGACTTTCAACGGCCAAACCAGAAAACACGGCACCTGGTCGTCAATGCACGGACGCTCGATGACGGCGACATCGATCATATTCGTCTGCTTCTTGCCATCACCGACGTGACCGATATGCGCGCCGAAGCTCGGCTGAAAGATGATCTCGTTCGCGATAATGCGATCCTGCTACAGGAGGTCCAGCACAGGGTGGCAAACAGCCTCCAGATCATTGCCAGCGTTCTCATGCAGAGCGCCCGCCGGGTCCAGTCGGAGGAAGCGCGCGGGCACCTCCACAATGCCC
The nucleotide sequence above comes from Rhizobium indicum. Encoded proteins:
- a CDS encoding pyridoxamine 5'-phosphate oxidase family protein, with translation MTALQLNPDFAIADEQSLRALFEPTHALAIVKCQNSLGEHAQEFIRRSPFFCIGTQSSEGRADVSPRGDPPGFVKVLDERTLAIPDRPGNNRLDTLSNIIANPNVGLLFLIPGFDDTLRVNGRASLTHDPQLLTSMSVADRLPKLAIIVNVSEVFMHCAKAFRRSHLWSPDHFQDRTEMPSLIKIILDETTGAPKDGDEMRKMDEDLEQAYRKTLY
- a CDS encoding BON domain-containing protein; this encodes MKFGPDNYNHEERCSQGHSSASTIATIEATLSADPDIDSSAIEIRMLGPVVLLEGFITKAADRDKAISLAAMIVGWENVQDRMLSRFPTQ
- a CDS encoding GlsB/YeaQ/YmgE family stress response membrane protein; translated protein: MENAGIGWIAAIVIGGIAGWLAELLMKSNMGVLMNVLLGIVGAIVANFVLSLFGVALGGWLGYLIAGFIGACILIAVARMVRRTA
- a CDS encoding ATP-dependent Clp protease proteolytic subunit, giving the protein MREAMQLVPMVIEQSSRGERSFDIYSRLLRERIIFLNGEVNDTVSALVCAQLLFLEAENPKKPINLYINSPGGVVTSGLAMYDTMRFIRAPVHTLCMGTARSMGSFLLMAGEAGGRAALPNASILIHQPSGGFQGQASDMMIHAEEILKTKQRMTRLYAEHCGRSYEDFERGMDRDRFMTAEEALEWGLIDRILKVREDEIPD
- a CDS encoding SRPBCC family protein produces the protein MNDGKAKEHKDGIEMEFDLDEPPQKVWRAISIPEFRENWLPKDALADPTPATITPGEEVRYSLRDDAPPFLESTVTFTIVPNATGGTRLRIIHELTDARLDRMAKTPANGNSPPLMLAA
- a CDS encoding ArsR/SmtB family transcription factor, encoding MIENDIFRALADPTRRAIFEKLAAGGMNASALREGMEISQPAMSQHLSVLRSAKLVREERQGRFVNYEVDPDGLALIAQWLAKYRAYWPARIEALKVLLKDMDQ
- a CDS encoding TetR/AcrR family transcriptional regulator, whose amino-acid sequence is MKLRDRMARKRSETMQENRVKLIAAARKAFAEKGYSAASMDELTAGVGLTRGALYHNFQDKRGLLAAVVDQIDTEMAVRAQEIGARAGNDWQGLLAEGAAYIEMALNPEVQRIVLLDGPAVLGDPSQWPSQNNCLQVTKSTVERLIAQGILKPLDPEAAARLLSGAALNAALWIAASEDPQSVLPKAVEAFHALAAGLLVERL
- a CDS encoding RidA family protein, whose product is MTKREAIFPADRHALYEKHGYSAAIRSGDLLFVSGQVGSRSDGTPEPDFESQVRLAFDNLKATLSAAGCTLDDIVDVTTFHTDPENQFATIMAVKQEIFSKPPYPNWTAIGVNWLAGFDFEIKVIARIP
- a CDS encoding PepSY domain-containing protein; this translates as MKKIVFAAAILGASALAAFAQTTPAPSPDGNTPAVATPDTKNPTAPVEGANSFTEAQAKDRIAEAGYTDVKDLKLDDKGIWMAAGMKDGKAVSIALDYQGNIVAK
- a CDS encoding general stress protein, which encodes MRTVTGLFDDYSDARSAVSKLEAAGVPSNDISIVSNKAGRIDRDNDVGEDAATGAGIGAAVGGAGGLLTGLGLMAIPGVGPVVAAGWLAATAAGAVAGAVAGGAAGGLIGALTDSGVPEDDAHLYAEGVRRGGSLVTAKVDDARASEAQAILQGSNWVDPVERRRAYNEQGWTRFDDTLDPYAPEQIAQERDRYRRTI
- a CDS encoding ferritin-like domain-containing protein, with the translated sequence MQGALHLSRRQSLQGLIVLGAGVALSGITRPSPVLAQDISDEDIFRFALNLEYMEAEYYLRGTTGMGIDAADAGSKPGDVVGGKQVSFETPAIGEFMQEVAENELAHVRFYRKTLGTNAVDRPAIDFDAGFKAVAEAAGLGPDFDPFSNETNFVLGGMLFEDVGVTAYAGAATVLKNKDFLAAAAGILAVEAYHMGMARSTLYRKGEEAWKAANAVSNARDKIDGSDDKDQGIQEDGKANIVPSTPDAIAFTRTPQEVLRIVYLTDKDGVSKGGFYPEGMNGTLKTT
- a CDS encoding RNA polymerase sigma factor, which gives rise to MMKSSGSTEAVRIEDLDDAGLVEHARQLDPAAFWLIIKRHNQRLHRVARAVLNDDTEAEDVLQETYIHAFTHLAEFRAEARLSTWLTRIALNEALGRRRKRRPTVDAKAIEGMVAPFSAHKPDPEEAAALAEIRGLLERAVSDLPEPFRIVFVLRDVEEMSIEETAFLLALRPQTVSTRLYRARRLLRETLRDKLATVFTDTFLFAGARCDRLAQSVLDRLAIRLVRKATHLLNAATERA
- a CDS encoding sensor histidine kinase, giving the protein MQKTAPAHFEAASTLAVVVSSNEPLLFLSDDLKVIAASASFCRAFDIDPRTVCGQRLSEIGNGEWAMPKLASLLTATASGSATIEAYEIDFQRPNQKTRHLVVNARTLDDGDIDHIRLLLAITDVTDMRAEARLKDDLVRDNAILLQEVQHRVANSLQIIASVLMQSARRVQSEEARGHLHNAHHRVMSIAALQRQLSTSNGGKVELHTYFTQLCQSLGASMIADPDRLSIQVTVDDSAVDADVSVRLGLIVTELVINALKHAFPDERPGTIIIDYRSSSDDWTLSVTDNGIGMPAGSEAPKAGLGTGIVEALVKTLNGEIQLSDTGPGTAVTISHRESAGSRDISTAA